The following coding sequences are from one Triticum dicoccoides isolate Atlit2015 ecotype Zavitan chromosome 4A, WEW_v2.0, whole genome shotgun sequence window:
- the LOC119285845 gene encoding villin-2-like has product MSSAKQVLDPAFQGAGQKPGTEIWRIEDFKPVPLPKSDYGKFYCGDSYIVLQTTCNRGGAYLSDIHFWIGKDSSQDEAGTSAIKTVELDSMLGGRAVQHREPQGYESDKFLSYFKPCIIPMEGGFASGFRKPEEDKFETRLYICKGKRAIRVKEVPFARSSLNHDDVFILDTEKKIYQFNGANSNIQERAKALEVIQHLKDKYHEGVCDVAIVDDGKLQAESDSGEFWVVFGGFAPIGKKAISDDDVILEATPTKLYSVNNGKLTLEDTVLTKSILENTKCFLLDCGSELYVWVGRVTHVDDRKAASVAVEEFIVKQNRPKTTRVTQVIQGYEDHTFKSKFDSWPVTNAAGASGEDGRGKVAALLKKKGDVKGASKNSPAVNEEILPLLEGGGKLEVWCVDGSAKTALPKEDLGKFHSGDCYIVLYTYHSGDKREEFYLTYWIGKNSILEDQHTALQITNTIWNSMKGRPILGRIYEGKEPPQFIALFQPMVILKGGISCGYKNSVQEKGLPDETYPGTGVALVRINGTSIHNNKTLQVDEVSTSLSSTNCFVLQSGNSVFIWIGNTSSYEQQQWAAKIAEFLKPGVAVKHCKEGTESSSFWSALGGKQDYSNKNATQDVVREPHLYTFSFRNGKLEVTEVYNFSQDDLLTEDVMVLDTHAEVFVWMGQCVDTKEKQMAFEIGEKYIEHAVTFEGLAPDVPLYKVSEGNEPCFFRTYFSWDNTRSLIHGNSFQKKLSLMFGMRSESGPKGSGDGGPTQRASALAALSSAFNPSSQDKQSTDRPQSSGDGGPTQRASALAALSSALNTSGKPKSPQSQSRAGQGSQRAAAVSALSNVLAAESPRIDAEGEAAGSSEFDMVDEGERTEPDVSWEETANENGGETVFSYDRLISKSTDPVRGIDYKRRETYLSDSEFQTVFGMSKEEFYKQPRWKQEQQKRKADLF; this is encoded by the exons ATGTCAAGTGCAAAACAGGTGCTTGATCCTGCATTTCAAGGAGCTGGCCAAAAACC TGGGACAGAAATATGGCGGATTGAAGATTTTAAGCCAGTTCCTTTGCCAAAGTCAGATTATGGTAAATTCTACTGTGGAGATTCATATATTGTTCTGCAG ACGACTTGTAACAGGGGCGGTGCTTACCTCTCTGACATTCACTTCTGGATTGGGAAAGATTCTAGTCAG GATGAAGCTGGCACTTCAGCAATCAAGACAGTTGAACTTGATTCCATGCTTGGGGGTCGTGCAGTCCAGCACAGGGAACCCCAAGGCTATGAATCTGATAAGTTCCTATCATACTTCAAGCCATGCATTATACCCATGGAGGGAGGTTTTGCTTCTGGGTTTAGAAAGCCAGAGGAGGACAAATTTGAAACACGGCTGTATATTTGCAAAGGAAAGAGAGCTATCAGAGTTAAAGAG GTTCCATTTGCTCGTTCCTCACTAAACCACGATGATGTCTTTATCTTAGAtactgaaaagaaaatatatcaattCAATGGTGCTAACTCCAATATTCAAGAAAGAGCCAAAGCACTGGAAGTGATCCAACATTTAAAGGACAAGTACCATGAAGGAGTTTGTGATgttgcaattgttg ATGATGGAAAATTGCAAGCAGAATCAGATTCCGGTGAATTCTGGGTGGTTTTTGGTGGTTTTGCACCAATAGGGAAGAAAGCTATAAGTGATGATGATGTTATTCTTGAAGCTACACCAACAAAGCTTTACAG TGTCAATAATGGTAAACTGACGTTAGAAGATACCGTTTTGACAAAATCAATTCTTGAGAACACTAAATGCTTTTTACTTGACTGCGGGTCCGAGTTATATGTATGGGTTGGTCGAGTAACACATGTGGATGATAGGAAAGCTGCAAGTGTGGCGGTTGAG GAATTCATTGTTAAGCAAAATAGGCCAAAGACAACAAGAGTAACTCAAGTAATTCAAGGTTATGAGGACCATACGTTCAAGTCCAAATTTGATTCGTGGCCTGTAACTAACGCGGCAGGAGCCAGCGGGGAGGATGGCCGAGGAAAAGTTGCAG CgctgttgaagaaaaaaggtgatGTCAAGGGAGCCTCAAAAAACAGCCCTGCAGTAAATGAGGAAATTCTTCCTTTGCTAGAAGGCGGTGGAAAGCTTGAG GTATGGTGTGTTGATGGCAGTGCTAAGACTGCTCTTCCGAAGGAAGATCTTGGAAAATTTCATAGCGGGGATTGTTATATTGTTCTCTACACATATCATTCGGGTGACAAAAGAGAAGAATTCTATCTAACTTACTGGATTGGGAAGAATAGTATACTG GAAGATCAGCATACGGCTCTTCAAATAACTAATACAATTTGGAATTCAATGAAAGGAAGACCTATTCTG GGTCGTATTTATGAAGGGAAGGAGCCTCCACAGTTTATTGCTCTTTTCCAGCCCATGGTTATTCTTAAG GGTGGAATCAGCTGTGGGTACAAGAATTCTGTACAAGAGAAGGGCTTGCCAGATGAAACATATCCTGGCACTGGTGTCGCTCTTGTTAGaattaatggaacatcaattcataACAATAAAACACTTCAAGTCGATGAG GTGTCAACATCCTTGAGTTCCACGAATTGTTTTGTCTTGCAATCTGGAAATTCAGTGTTTATATGGATTGGCAACACAAGTTCTTATGAACAACAACAGTGGGCTGCAAAAATtgctgagttcttgaag CCTGGCGTTGCTGTCAAACATTGCAAGGAGGGAACTGAAAGCTCTTCTTTCTGGTCTGCTCTTGGTGGAAAACAGGATTACTCAAATAAAAATGCCACACAGGATGTTGTTAGAGAACCCCATCTCTACACATTCTCATTTAGGAATG GCAAGCTGGAG GTAACTGAAGTTTACAATTTTTCACAAGATGATCTGTTGACTGAAGATGTGATGGTACTTGACACACATGCCGAAGTCTTTGTCTGGATGGGTCAGTGTGTGGACACAAAAGAGAAACAAATGGCATTTGAAATTGGCGAG AAATACATAGAACATGCGGTGACCTTCGAAGGTCTTGCTCCTGACGTGCCTCTCTATAAAGTCAGTGAAGGGAATGAACCTTGCTTCTTTAGGACATACTTCTCCTGGGATAACACAAGATCTCTG ATTCACGGGAATTCATTTCAGAAGAAACTTTCACTTATGTTTGGAATGCGTTCAGAG AGCGGGCCTAAGGGCTCAGGTGATGGTGGACCAACTCAAAGGGCATCAGCACTGGCTGCACTTTCATCCGCTTTTAATCCATCTTCCCAGGATAAACAG TCTACTGATAGGCCTCAAAGCTCTGGTGATGGTGGACCTACTCAGCGTGCTTCGGCATTGGCTGCATTATCATCTGCACTCAATACGTCAGGGAAACCCAAAAGCCCACAATCACAATCTCGTGCAGGTCAAGGGTCTCAGAGAGCAGCTGCTGTTTCAGCATTGTCTAATGTTTTAGCTGCCGAAAGTCCCCGCATTG ATGCAGAGGGTGAAGCAGCGGGGTCCTCAGAATTTGATATGGTGGATGAGGGGGAGCGAACTGAGCCTGACGTATCATGGGAAGAGACTGCCAACGAAAATGGTGGTGAAACAGTCTTCAGCTATGA